Proteins encoded by one window of Dioscorea cayenensis subsp. rotundata cultivar TDr96_F1 chromosome 6, TDr96_F1_v2_PseudoChromosome.rev07_lg8_w22 25.fasta, whole genome shotgun sequence:
- the LOC120263719 gene encoding phenylacetaldehyde reductase-like has product MSGKVVCVTGASGYIASWLVKLLLDRGYTVKATVRDLGDPKKTEHLRALDGASERLQLFKANLLEEGSFDAAVDGCECVFHTASPFYYAPVDPQAEFIDPAVKGTLNVLGSCVKISSIKRVVVTSSVAAVLFNGRPRTPDVIVDETWFSDAEFCECGKMWYMLSKTLAEESAWKFSKDNGIEIVTINPSMVIGPLLQPTLNTSSSVILNLINGASTYPNSSFGWVNVKDVALAHILAFESPSANGRYCLVESVAHLSELLKIIHELYPTLQLPQKCADEQPFMPTWQVSKEKAKSLSIDYIPLELSLKETIESLKEKGFVTF; this is encoded by the exons ATGAGTGGGAAGGTAGTGTGCGTAACTGGGGCCTCCGGCTACATCGCGTCATGGTTGGTGAAGCTCCTCCTTGATCGTGGCTACACCGTCAAAGCCACAGTTCGTGATCTCG GTGATCCCAAGAAAACTGAGCACTTGCGTGCTTTGGATGGAGCCAGTGAGCGGCTCCAGCTGTTCAAAGCAAATTTATTAGAGGAGGGTTCATTTGATGCTGCGGTAGATGGTTGTGAATGTGTTTTCCATACGGCTTCTCCTTTCTATTATGCTCCTGTCGATCCACAG GCTGAATTTATTGATCCTGCAGTGAAGGGGACCCTTAATGTTCTGGGTTCTTGTGTCAAAATCTCTTCCATCAAGAGGGTTGTTGTCACATCATCCGTGGCTGCTGTTCTATTCAATGGTAGACCACGAACTCCTGATGTGATTGTTGATGAGACATGGTTTTCAGATGCAGAGTTTTGCGAGTGTGGAAAG ATGTGGTATATGCTATCTAAAACCCTTGCAGAGGAGTCTGCTTGGAAGTTCTCTAAGGACAATGGCATTGAAATAGTCACAATCAATCCATCGATGGTCATCGGCCCTCTTCTGCAACCAACTTTAAACACAAGCTCTTCTGTAATCCTGAACTTGATAAATG GAGCTTCTACTTACCCAAATTCAAGCTTTGGGTGGGTAAATGTTAAAGATGTTGCATTGGCACACATCCTTGCATTCGAGTCTCCCTCAGCAAATGGAAGATATTGCTTAGTTGAAAGCGTTGCTCACTTGTCAGAGCTCCTGAAAATAATTCATGAACTTTATCCAACTCTTCAACTCCCACAAAA GTGTGCGGATGAACAGCCATTTATGCCAACATGGCAGGTCTCAAAGGAGAAggcaaaaagcttaagtataGATTACATTCCTCTTGAGTTGAGCCTGAAGGAGACTATTGAAAGCTTGAAAGAGAAAGGGTTTGTCACTTTCTAA